A region from the Streptosporangium sp. NBC_01756 genome encodes:
- a CDS encoding transporter substrate-binding domain-containing protein → MKRVQVIAATLVSAAALVSCSTPTDAPQGDQAKTGGVDVGQVDAFPQIQPDPEVEALLPAGMKASKKITIVVTAGAPPTSFISPDGKTSMGLNADIGRALARTMGVEPTLVSIPLDGIIPGLQSKKYDMALASMSPSPERLQVLDMVAFTKGGSAVAVPTGNPKGLSSKALCGLQVGVAVGSFQATTRLPKLSEETCTGNGKPAIKAVELPDQSQVLLAMSSGRVDAAMADGPVLGYAQKTQNTKFEVLQDESSLTSTGGMAVVKGSELTPLLVKAMEVLHGLPEYQKIYEKWGMAGYALPAAELGRLKG, encoded by the coding sequence GTGAAAAGGGTTCAGGTCATAGCGGCGACATTGGTGTCCGCAGCCGCGCTCGTCAGCTGTTCGACGCCCACCGACGCCCCTCAAGGCGATCAGGCGAAGACCGGCGGAGTGGACGTCGGACAGGTCGACGCGTTCCCCCAGATCCAGCCGGACCCGGAGGTCGAAGCCCTGCTCCCCGCCGGGATGAAGGCGTCGAAGAAGATCACAATCGTCGTCACCGCGGGCGCCCCGCCGACGTCCTTCATCTCGCCCGACGGAAAGACGAGCATGGGACTGAACGCCGACATCGGGCGAGCGCTCGCCCGAACCATGGGAGTCGAGCCCACACTCGTGTCCATCCCGCTCGACGGCATCATCCCCGGACTGCAGTCGAAGAAGTACGACATGGCACTGGCTTCCATGTCGCCGAGCCCGGAGCGGCTCCAGGTCCTCGACATGGTGGCCTTCACGAAGGGCGGCTCCGCGGTGGCCGTTCCCACGGGCAACCCGAAGGGCCTCAGCTCCAAGGCGCTCTGCGGTCTCCAGGTGGGTGTCGCCGTCGGGTCCTTCCAGGCCACCACCCGGCTGCCGAAGCTCAGCGAGGAGACGTGCACGGGCAACGGCAAACCGGCCATCAAGGCCGTGGAACTGCCGGATCAGAGCCAGGTGCTGCTCGCCATGTCGAGCGGCCGCGTCGACGCGGCCATGGCAGACGGCCCGGTGCTGGGTTACGCGCAGAAGACGCAGAACACCAAGTTCGAGGTGCTGCAGGACGAGTCCAGCCTGACCTCGACCGGCGGGATGGCCGTCGTCAAGGGCTCCGAGCTGACGCCGCTGCTGGTCAAGGCGATGGAAGTCCTCCACGGGCTTCCCGAGTACCAGAAGATCTATGAGAAGTGGGGGATGGCCGGCTACGCGCTCCCGGCCGCCGAACTGGGCCGGCTCAAGGGCTGA